A window of the Acanthochromis polyacanthus isolate Apoly-LR-REF ecotype Palm Island chromosome 10, KAUST_Apoly_ChrSc, whole genome shotgun sequence genome harbors these coding sequences:
- the tmco6 gene encoding LOW QUALITY PROTEIN: transmembrane and coiled-coil domain-containing protein 6 (The sequence of the model RefSeq protein was modified relative to this genomic sequence to represent the inferred CDS: inserted 2 bases in 2 codons) gives MWRLNKVRHKAGRQGDSLEELRLQRREHERTLRQARRDRQLVSKRLLLNEDEEQQDIIMDTTPGEQDVVSLVHKLQHSGPEKEANLKALSKALQDPSAQLAFVKLENSVHLLVGLLTSSNAQCRLQAVRCLHELSHSPHXNVAPACLPATSYLLTYLSGPSTKFTELCLYTLGNICPDSDVVKEKLLAQGIIPALATCMENQRHNLAVVEAVGFTLSQLLQTKDAAEKIIPMVLASTLSSNLLSVLTPDPEFGLAPAIECAWCLHYLTCSSEDNRELLSRGALVQCSSLLVSLGRAVAEGTXDEGLELLVCPVLRCAGNLLSSCPVEDLSTQVGDVHLVVALCGLVQAYLHTQPALAREAAWVLNNLTAHSSEFCSALLTLNLVPRLLQLLPFSQGINTMILRILANIAHKKQEFCIQLTQLGLLSALCATLKMAEQEMVTLSLDVLFMLVVSSPQVAAEFVYQGGLSLLEAFQYNGEGERRRRATYLLEQHLLSY, from the exons atgtGGCGGTTAAACAAAGTTCGACATAAAGCTGGTCGACAAGGAGACAGTTTGGAGGAGCTCAGACTGCAGAGACGAGAACACGAGAGAA CACTGAGACAGGCCCGCAGAGACAGACAGCTTGTGAGCAAGAGACTCCTGCTGAATGAAGATGAGGAGCAGCAAGACATCATCATGGACACAACCCCAGGAGAACAG GACGTGGTCAGTTTGGTCCACAAACTTCAACACAGCGGCCCAGAGAAGGAGGCCAACCTGAAGGCTTTGAGTAAAGCTCTGCAAGACCCATCAGCACAGCTCGCCTTCGTCAA GTTGGAGAACAGTGTGCATCTGCTGGTCGGTCTCCTCACCAGCTCCAATGCTCAGTGTCGTCTGCAGGCTGTTCGGTGTCTTCATGAACTGTCGCATTCCCCTC AAAACGTGGCGCCAGCCTGTCTGCCTGCCACCTCCTACCTGCTCACCTACCTGTCTGGTCCGAGCACCAAATTCACA GAACTGTGTCTCTACACACTTGGTAATATATGTCCGGACAGTGATGTTGTAAAAGAGAAGCTCCTGGCCCAGGGGATCATACCAGCTCTGGCTACCTGTATGGAG AACCAGAGACATAACCTTGCAGTGGTGGAAGCTGTGGGCTTCACCCTCTCGCAGCTCCTCCAGACCAAAGATGCAGCAGAGAAAATAATCCC GATGGTCCTGGCCTCCACTTTATCTTCAAACTTGTTATCAGTCTTGACTCCGGACCCAGAGTTCGGCCTGGCTCCTGCCATTGAGTGTGCGTGGTGTCTGCACTACCTCACATGCAG CTCTGAGGATAACAGGGAGCTGCTGTCTCGAGGTGCATTGGTTCAGTGCAGTTCCTTGTTGGTGTCACTAGGCCGCGCTGTAGCAGAAGGAA AAGATGAAGGACTGGAGCTG CTTGTCTGTCCTGTACTGAGATGTGCTGGAAACCTCCTGTCCTCCTGCCCGGTGGAAGATCTGAGCACTCAAGTGGGCGACGTTCACCTGGTGGTCGCTCTGTGTGGACTTGTTCAGGCCTACCTGCACACTCAGCCCGCTTTGGCCAGAGAGGCTGCCTGGGTCCTCAACAACCTCACAG CTCACTCCAGTGAATTCTGCTCTGCTCTTTTGACTCTCAACTTGGTCCCAAGACTGCTCCAGCTTCTGCCTTTCTCTCAAGGCATCAACACTATG ATACTCAGGATTCTCGCAAATATTGCCCACAAGAAACAGGAGTTCTGCATCCAGCTCACACAGCTTGGGTTGCTGTCTGCGCTCTGTGCCACACTTAAAATGGCCGAGCAGGAAATGGTGAccctgagtctggatgtgctgttCATGCTGGTGGTTAGTAGTCCACAG gtgGCAGCAGAGTTTGTTTATCAAGGTGGGCTCTCACTGTTAGAAGCCTTTCAGTACAACGGTGAAGGAGAGAGGAGGCGAAGGGCAACATATCTGCTGGAGCAACACCTGCTGTCCTACTAA